The following coding sequences lie in one Methylotuvimicrobium alcaliphilum 20Z genomic window:
- a CDS encoding DUF47 domain-containing protein, protein MTNNNLEHHLNSRPLDTIFKEHLDNSLDCAQALGLLFSNLDERGLHIAQAKILEEKGDKLTEEAFRALEHLTYSEYIRITEELIKRLDDIVDGLNNTARLIDICHPKQIEDAAHVMLKVILSMIDRLRIEIGEYPNNELANVRACSKELKHHESSADGIYHDWRKKQRSLLVMSLIDESNWTEILGVLEETTDAAYHAALLFERIIRYRQRA, encoded by the coding sequence ATGACCAACAATAATCTCGAGCATCATCTAAATTCCCGTCCGCTGGACACAATATTCAAAGAACATCTCGATAATTCCCTCGACTGTGCACAGGCATTGGGCCTGCTGTTTTCGAATTTGGACGAACGCGGTCTCCACATCGCTCAAGCAAAGATTCTGGAGGAAAAGGGAGACAAATTGACCGAGGAAGCGTTTCGCGCGCTCGAGCATTTGACCTACTCGGAGTACATTCGCATCACCGAGGAATTGATCAAACGCCTCGATGATATCGTCGATGGCCTCAACAATACCGCACGCCTGATTGATATCTGTCACCCCAAACAAATCGAAGACGCCGCGCATGTCATGCTCAAGGTAATACTATCGATGATCGACCGGCTCAGAATCGAAATCGGCGAGTATCCTAACAATGAATTGGCTAACGTCAGAGCGTGCTCCAAGGAACTCAAACACCATGAATCTAGCGCCGATGGCATCTATCACGACTGGCGTAAGAAACAACGCAGTCTTCTCGTAATGTCTTTGATCGACGAGAGCAATTGGACCGAAATTCTAGGTGTGCTCGAGGAAACGACTGATGCTGCCTATCATGCAGCGCTGTTATTCGAGCGCATTATCCGTTATCGCCAGAGAGCTTGA
- a CDS encoding M14 family zinc carboxypeptidase: MTGVKFPELDQLERIIDQLGTRAQTEVISRIQCRELEFPIHCISIGAAGPDVPVLGFFGGVHGLEKIGSEVILSYLQTVVQLLDWDRELLTRLEQLRLVFVPIVNPVGVYLGTRCNGNGVDLMRNSPVEGPGKRRLYSGHRISARLPWYRGNKVKMELEAQALCNVVERHLFNSPLSIALDLHSGFGVRDRLWFPYASKKTPFTFIAETVALKERYDRCYPHHIYTIEPTCKEYVINGDLWDYLFDEFIERFGTERLFLPFTLEMGSWIWLRKNPMHLFQKHGLFHPILPHRRERILRRHFMLFDFLQRSLLYPEHWAKLDQQQKQHNQNKALGLWYG; this comes from the coding sequence ATGACCGGAGTTAAATTTCCTGAACTTGACCAATTAGAACGCATTATCGATCAACTCGGTACACGGGCTCAAACCGAGGTGATTTCGCGGATTCAATGCCGGGAGCTTGAATTTCCGATACATTGCATCAGCATCGGAGCGGCAGGGCCCGATGTGCCCGTTCTGGGTTTTTTCGGCGGTGTGCATGGACTCGAAAAAATCGGTTCCGAGGTGATCTTGTCCTACCTTCAAACCGTCGTTCAATTGCTGGATTGGGATCGTGAGTTGCTGACCCGCCTCGAGCAATTGCGATTGGTATTCGTGCCCATCGTAAATCCGGTCGGAGTTTATCTCGGTACTCGTTGTAATGGCAACGGCGTCGATTTAATGCGCAACTCACCCGTCGAGGGTCCGGGCAAACGCCGATTATATAGCGGGCATCGAATCTCGGCCCGACTGCCTTGGTATCGAGGTAATAAAGTGAAAATGGAGCTGGAAGCGCAAGCTTTGTGTAACGTCGTTGAGCGCCACCTTTTCAACTCGCCCTTATCGATTGCGCTTGATTTGCACTCGGGTTTCGGTGTTCGGGATCGCTTGTGGTTTCCGTACGCATCAAAAAAAACGCCTTTTACTTTTATTGCGGAAACCGTGGCCTTAAAGGAACGCTATGACCGTTGTTATCCGCATCATATCTACACGATTGAGCCGACTTGCAAAGAATACGTTATCAATGGCGATTTGTGGGATTACTTATTCGATGAGTTCATTGAAAGGTTTGGTACCGAGCGGCTATTTCTTCCGTTTACGTTGGAGATGGGGTCTTGGATTTGGTTACGCAAAAACCCGATGCATCTCTTTCAGAAACACGGTTTGTTTCATCCGATCTTACCGCATCGCCGGGAGAGAATTCTAAGGCGGCACTTTATGCTGTTCGACTTTCTACAACGGAGTTTATTGTATCCGGAACATTGGGCAAAGCTCGATCAGCAACAAAAACAACATAATCAAAATAAGGCATTAGGTCTTTGGTATGGATGA
- a CDS encoding esterase-like activity of phytase family protein, giving the protein MKKMIRSLIGAGLLVQVAGVSALEIKASFEPAIDDPSLDLGYYTHPAGGNTLSLFGGAGSGSYRGPGDAPNIIWTVGDRGPNFTCDAAPSVLGLTAAVACPADPQRGVAAGVGRIYPRPDYAPSIYQLRMEKSGLLKVLKVIPLRNIDGTPISGLLNPQITGTTEIPRDGAGNVLDQDAGAIDAEGLVRLPHFGGRFFIGEENATGFVEVASDGRILKRFVPAGTENEYTHPIEGLPAGYPVEGSLPELLAKRRINRGIESMAVSPDFRFLYFIVQSPLDNPNTSVRDTPNIRLYKARLKAHPKGSKIEVIGEWVYQLDPVSILQNVGVTDANRVRDLRISEMMWLDKEKFLIIERTDQATALYEIDLKDATNIAGSEWDDPLTIPTLEQYPDLSAVGVKPVEKKLRFIASSLDGAEPQFAEKLEGLGLTNQKELMLINDDDFGITGQRIRVDIVKGAGFGR; this is encoded by the coding sequence ATGAAAAAAATGATTCGATCACTAATCGGTGCGGGCCTCCTGGTTCAGGTTGCCGGCGTATCGGCCCTTGAAATTAAGGCCTCTTTCGAGCCCGCAATCGACGATCCATCGCTCGATTTGGGTTACTACACCCATCCGGCGGGTGGAAACACGCTTTCGTTGTTCGGCGGTGCCGGCAGCGGCAGTTATCGTGGACCGGGCGATGCACCCAACATCATTTGGACGGTCGGGGACCGTGGACCGAATTTTACCTGCGATGCCGCGCCTTCGGTATTGGGATTGACCGCAGCAGTTGCATGTCCAGCCGATCCGCAGCGGGGAGTCGCTGCCGGCGTCGGGCGTATCTACCCACGTCCGGATTACGCCCCCAGTATCTATCAACTGCGCATGGAAAAAAGCGGGTTGTTGAAAGTGCTTAAAGTCATTCCATTACGCAATATTGACGGCACGCCGATCAGCGGTTTGCTGAACCCGCAAATCACCGGCACGACCGAGATACCGCGCGACGGCGCCGGTAACGTGCTCGATCAAGATGCAGGCGCAATCGATGCCGAAGGCTTGGTTCGCTTGCCTCATTTCGGCGGGCGGTTTTTCATCGGCGAAGAGAACGCTACCGGTTTTGTCGAAGTCGCCTCGGACGGACGCATTCTGAAACGTTTCGTGCCGGCCGGTACCGAGAACGAGTACACACATCCGATTGAAGGCTTGCCTGCCGGCTACCCGGTCGAAGGCTCGTTGCCGGAGTTGTTGGCCAAGCGCCGCATCAATCGCGGCATCGAATCAATGGCGGTCTCGCCGGATTTCCGGTTTCTGTATTTCATCGTACAAAGCCCGCTCGACAACCCGAATACATCAGTGCGTGATACGCCGAACATTCGCCTCTATAAAGCGCGCCTGAAAGCACATCCTAAAGGTTCGAAGATCGAGGTCATCGGCGAATGGGTCTATCAGCTCGATCCGGTCAGTATCTTACAAAATGTCGGTGTGACTGATGCCAACCGGGTACGCGATCTGCGCATCAGCGAAATGATGTGGCTCGATAAAGAAAAGTTTTTGATCATCGAGCGTACCGACCAAGCAACCGCGTTGTACGAGATCGATCTGAAAGACGCGACCAACATTGCGGGTTCCGAATGGGACGACCCTCTGACCATTCCAACGCTTGAACAATATCCGGATTTGTCGGCGGTAGGCGTTAAACCGGTCGAAAAAAAACTCCGCTTCATTGCTTCTTCGCTTGACGGCGCCGAGCCGCAATTCGCCGAGAAGCTGGAAGGACTGGGCTTGACCAACCAAAAAGAATTGATGCTGATCAATGACGACGATTTCGGTATCACCGGCCAGCGAATCCGCGTCGATATCGTCAAAGGCGCCGGTTTCGGTCGCTAG
- a CDS encoding TVP38/TMEM64 family protein has protein sequence MKNVKLWLAIICLIILMSFYMAGILTLDNIKTNEAYLRVFIEDHYGLSVLLFFVACTLFINSPIPLAAPLKVLGGFFFGFYWGAFYNIGATLLACLVGFGISRYTFKDLFEKRYYDKLQTIESEIETNGFYYFLSLRLVMVVPYFLINILAGLSRISFRKYATSTLAGITPASFIYANGGDKLEQITSLQEIFRFDIILSLTVVAAISLFPVIVKKYRYKSS, from the coding sequence ATGAAAAACGTTAAGTTATGGTTGGCCATTATATGCCTGATCATCCTGATGTCTTTTTACATGGCCGGTATCCTGACGCTCGACAATATCAAGACCAATGAAGCCTACCTGCGCGTTTTCATCGAAGACCATTATGGTTTGTCGGTGCTGTTGTTTTTTGTCGCCTGCACGCTTTTCATCAACTCGCCGATTCCGCTGGCCGCCCCGCTGAAAGTGTTGGGCGGCTTCTTTTTCGGATTCTATTGGGGGGCGTTTTACAACATCGGAGCAACCCTTTTGGCCTGCCTGGTCGGCTTCGGAATCAGCCGTTACACATTCAAGGATCTATTTGAAAAACGTTATTACGATAAATTGCAAACGATTGAGAGTGAAATTGAGACAAACGGATTTTATTATTTCTTGTCGTTGCGGTTAGTTATGGTCGTACCCTATTTTCTGATCAATATTTTGGCCGGCCTGTCCCGAATTTCCTTCAGGAAATATGCGACGAGCACGCTAGCCGGCATTACGCCGGCTTCGTTCATTTATGCGAACGGCGGCGACAAGCTCGAACAGATTACTTCACTACAGGAAATATTCCGATTCGACATCATCCTGTCATTGACTGTAGTGGCCGCGATTTCGCTGTTTCCGGTGATCGTCAAGAAATACCGTTACAAAAGCTCGTAA
- the pssA gene encoding CDP-diacylglycerol--serine O-phosphatidyltransferase: protein MYLIKYLKLADIFTVANLSCGILSIIMSIEGNLVLGATLLFIAVIFDILDGKVAGLMHQKNSFGKQIDSMSDLISFGVAPMFLFYALQTPAPWVSVLLLFFITCGMFRLARYNISEAQGFEGVPITVNGVLFPVLFLIYNNFPASLNIWPFIIVIQGLLMVSTLKISRIF from the coding sequence ATGTATCTAATCAAATATCTGAAACTAGCGGACATTTTCACGGTAGCGAATCTGTCCTGCGGCATTCTTTCGATCATCATGTCGATCGAAGGAAATTTAGTGCTCGGTGCGACTTTGTTATTCATCGCGGTGATTTTCGACATCTTGGACGGCAAAGTTGCCGGCTTGATGCATCAGAAGAATTCGTTCGGTAAACAAATCGATTCAATGTCCGATTTAATATCGTTCGGCGTCGCGCCGATGTTTCTCTTTTACGCCTTGCAAACGCCGGCACCCTGGGTATCGGTTTTGTTGTTATTTTTCATCACCTGCGGCATGTTCAGACTGGCCCGATACAATATTTCGGAAGCGCAAGGTTTCGAAGGCGTACCGATTACGGTCAATGGCGTACTGTTTCCGGTTCTTTTTTTGATCTACAACAATTTTCCGGCAAGCCTGAATATATGGCCGTTCATTATTGTCATACAAGGCTTGCTGATGGTTTCGACACTAAAAATATCGCGAATCTTTTGA
- a CDS encoding inorganic pyrophosphatase, with protein sequence MNTKHRAHPWHGIHPGDEAPNIVTAFIEIVPSDTVKYEIDKVSGFLKIDRPQKFSNMIPTLYGFIPQTFCAEQVAEFAEQKSGREVIGGDGDPLDICVLSERNVSHGDILLQAIPIGGFRMLDGGEADDKIIAVMKGDTFYRQWNDVSDCPVSYIDRLKHYFLTYKHLPDEASICEITQVYGREEAHEVIRRSLADYQSHFGCDS encoded by the coding sequence ATGAATACCAAACATAGAGCACACCCCTGGCACGGCATACACCCGGGCGACGAAGCACCGAATATCGTTACCGCCTTTATCGAAATCGTCCCTTCGGACACAGTCAAGTACGAGATCGATAAAGTGAGCGGATTCCTTAAAATCGATAGGCCGCAAAAATTTTCTAATATGATTCCGACGCTTTACGGATTCATACCACAAACCTTTTGTGCGGAACAAGTAGCCGAATTTGCCGAACAGAAATCGGGTAGAGAGGTAATCGGAGGTGATGGCGACCCACTGGATATTTGTGTGTTGAGTGAGCGCAACGTATCGCATGGCGACATTCTTTTACAAGCGATACCCATCGGAGGATTTCGTATGTTAGACGGCGGAGAAGCTGACGATAAAATTATTGCCGTCATGAAAGGAGACACGTTTTACCGGCAGTGGAATGACGTGTCGGATTGTCCGGTATCCTATATTGATCGCTTGAAGCATTATTTTCTGACCTATAAACATCTCCCTGACGAAGCCAGTATTTGCGAAATCACACAAGTCTACGGTCGAGAGGAAGCTCACGAAGTAATCAGAAGATCATTAGCGGATTATCAAAGCCATTTCGGTTGCGATTCATAA
- a CDS encoding GspE/PulE family protein has protein sequence MRVEFNTDDKKLDIGRVIDWLDRDGMLSAKDLEKCRQYANASVNKHKHPLKILTECEIGDKTRLGKLLTQEELTQWLADKLGMTYYYFDPLRIDVPSVTAIFSKAYATHYNILPIKVADDEVLIATAEPDIGSWQIDLAKMHSGNISLVFANPDEIKRYTEEFYNFSRSLKGAGVQTNSDGRAGGQNFEQLVELSKQSDFDVNNQHIVNLVNWLFQYAFDQRASDIHIEPRRLQGNVRFRIDGILHHVYQLPMPIMNAVLSRLKILGRMNIAEKRLPQDGRVKTQNVNGKEIELRLSTMPTAFGEKLVMRIFDPEVLLRDYRQLGFNKQELAIWNRMTSQTHGIILVTGPTGSGKTTTLYSTLKRLATPEINLCTVEDPIEQIEPLFNQMQVQHNIGLDFASGIRTLMRQDPDIIMVGEIRDLETAEMAVQAALTGHLVISTLHTNNAPAAVIRLLNLGVPSYLIQQTVLGIMAQRLIRVLCRHCKAVAPVDSRQWQNLVSPFKVAPPKQIYQAVGCKECHNTGYAGRIGIYEIFENSLGIQPLITEGCDLTALQHQAIKEGMKPLRLSGAEKVASGLTTIEEVLRVAPERIDY, from the coding sequence ATGCGGGTAGAATTCAATACTGACGACAAAAAACTGGATATCGGCCGGGTTATCGATTGGCTCGATCGGGACGGTATGCTGTCGGCCAAGGACCTCGAAAAATGCCGGCAATACGCTAATGCCTCGGTCAATAAGCACAAACACCCGCTAAAAATACTGACCGAATGCGAAATCGGCGACAAGACCCGGCTCGGCAAATTGTTGACACAGGAAGAACTAACGCAATGGCTTGCCGACAAATTAGGGATGACTTATTACTATTTCGATCCCTTGCGAATCGACGTGCCGAGCGTCACTGCTATCTTTAGTAAGGCCTACGCCACTCATTACAACATACTGCCGATCAAAGTCGCTGATGACGAAGTCTTGATTGCAACGGCTGAACCCGATATCGGTTCTTGGCAAATCGATCTTGCCAAGATGCATAGCGGCAATATTAGCTTGGTATTCGCTAATCCCGATGAAATCAAGCGTTATACCGAAGAATTTTATAATTTCTCGCGCTCGCTCAAAGGCGCCGGGGTCCAAACCAATAGCGATGGCCGTGCCGGAGGCCAAAATTTCGAGCAATTAGTCGAGCTAAGCAAGCAATCCGATTTCGATGTCAATAATCAGCATATCGTCAATTTGGTCAATTGGCTGTTCCAATACGCCTTCGACCAACGCGCCAGCGATATCCACATCGAACCGCGCCGCCTCCAAGGCAACGTCCGCTTTCGCATCGACGGCATTTTGCACCATGTTTATCAGTTGCCGATGCCGATTATGAATGCGGTTTTGAGTCGACTCAAGATTTTGGGGCGAATGAATATAGCCGAAAAGCGACTGCCTCAAGACGGTAGAGTCAAAACTCAAAATGTCAACGGTAAGGAAATTGAACTCAGATTATCGACAATGCCGACTGCGTTCGGCGAAAAGCTGGTGATGCGTATTTTCGATCCCGAAGTCTTGTTGCGCGACTACCGGCAACTGGGTTTCAACAAGCAGGAGTTGGCGATATGGAACCGGATGACCTCGCAAACCCACGGCATCATTTTGGTCACAGGGCCGACCGGTTCCGGAAAAACGACCACTTTGTATTCAACCCTAAAGCGGCTTGCGACACCTGAAATCAATTTATGCACAGTCGAAGACCCGATCGAGCAAATCGAGCCGTTATTCAATCAGATGCAAGTTCAACACAATATCGGACTCGATTTTGCGAGCGGCATACGCACGTTGATGCGACAAGATCCCGATATCATCATGGTCGGCGAGATTCGCGATCTGGAAACCGCCGAAATGGCCGTGCAGGCCGCATTAACCGGGCATTTGGTCATTTCGACGCTGCACACGAACAATGCGCCGGCTGCGGTCATTCGTTTGCTCAACTTAGGTGTGCCGAGCTATCTGATACAACAGACGGTATTGGGTATCATGGCGCAGCGATTGATTCGAGTGTTATGTCGGCATTGCAAAGCGGTCGCGCCGGTCGATAGTCGGCAATGGCAAAACTTGGTCTCACCGTTTAAGGTCGCACCCCCTAAGCAAATCTATCAGGCCGTCGGTTGTAAGGAATGCCACAACACCGGCTATGCCGGGCGCATCGGAATTTATGAGATTTTCGAAAACAGTCTCGGTATCCAGCCGCTCATTACCGAAGGCTGCGATTTAACCGCATTGCAACATCAAGCGATTAAGGAAGGCATGAAGCCGCTTCGGCTTAGCGGTGCGGAAAAAGTCGCGTCGGGCCTGACGACAATAGAGGAAGTGCTGCGTGTGGCGCCGGAGAGAATCGACTATTAA
- a CDS encoding choice-of-anchor I family protein: MKNTILASSVFGLCLVLNGQAEAGKPFKLELSPLGTYATGTFDKSSAEIVAHDPESQRLFVVNAESGQIDVLDIKDPSKPTLLFNIDLSGYGAVVNSVAVHKGLVAAAVEAAVKTDPGKAVFLDIEGNVLASVQIGALPDAITFTPDGKRVLVANEGEPNDDYTIDPEGSVSIIDLPKQIAKLTQSHVRTAGFESFKESDLDASVRIFGPDVNPGDGKRVARNMEPEWITVSKDSKTAWVSLQENNAIGTLDIKAGKFTAVNGLGFKDHMLPGNELDVSDRDNKINITNWPIWGIYMPDTIANYEYRGKSFIVTANEGDAREWLGNPGYVEASRFRTLSGNIPVCEDSQRFLDFYANNEMGITNLSQLRDNANLGRLTVTTANGLRADGSCYEDIYAFGARSFSIYAADSMKQVYDSGSDFERITAKAYPENFNSNHRENSFETRSDDKGPEPEGVVVAKLWGSTYAFIGLERIGGVMVYDISNPYRPTFVQYINNRDFGFEPGIPEAGDLGAEGLIVIEASKSPIPGVPLLVVANEVSGTTTVFRIDRERLVGSKAIKGFRK, encoded by the coding sequence GTGAAAAATACTATCCTTGCAAGCAGTGTCTTCGGATTGTGTCTTGTCCTCAATGGTCAGGCTGAAGCCGGTAAACCGTTTAAACTTGAGTTAAGCCCTCTCGGCACTTATGCGACGGGAACTTTCGACAAGTCCTCTGCTGAGATCGTCGCACACGATCCGGAATCGCAACGCCTGTTTGTCGTCAATGCCGAAAGCGGTCAGATCGATGTATTAGATATTAAAGATCCGTCTAAACCGACCTTACTATTCAATATCGATTTATCCGGTTACGGCGCGGTAGTAAATAGTGTTGCCGTTCATAAAGGTTTGGTTGCAGCAGCCGTTGAAGCGGCAGTCAAGACCGATCCGGGCAAGGCCGTTTTCCTCGATATCGAGGGTAATGTTTTGGCTAGCGTGCAAATCGGCGCGTTGCCTGATGCTATAACCTTTACTCCGGACGGCAAACGTGTATTGGTCGCCAACGAAGGCGAACCGAACGACGATTATACAATCGATCCGGAAGGTTCGGTCAGCATCATCGATTTACCCAAGCAAATCGCTAAATTGACGCAAAGCCATGTTCGTACGGCGGGCTTCGAAAGTTTTAAAGAGAGCGATCTCGATGCCTCCGTTCGAATTTTCGGACCTGATGTCAATCCTGGCGACGGCAAACGTGTCGCAAGAAACATGGAGCCCGAATGGATAACCGTTTCCAAAGATTCGAAAACCGCATGGGTGTCGTTACAAGAAAACAACGCGATCGGGACGCTAGACATCAAAGCCGGCAAGTTCACTGCAGTCAATGGCTTGGGATTCAAAGATCACATGCTGCCCGGTAACGAGCTCGACGTCAGCGATCGGGATAACAAGATCAATATCACTAATTGGCCTATCTGGGGCATCTACATGCCGGACACAATCGCCAATTACGAATACCGGGGAAAATCGTTCATCGTAACGGCCAACGAAGGGGATGCGCGTGAATGGTTGGGCAATCCGGGTTATGTCGAAGCCTCCCGGTTTCGCACTCTGTCGGGTAACATTCCCGTGTGTGAAGATTCTCAGCGTTTTCTGGATTTTTACGCCAACAACGAAATGGGCATTACCAATTTGTCGCAATTACGGGATAATGCCAACCTCGGCCGGCTGACCGTGACGACTGCAAACGGTTTACGTGCGGATGGTTCGTGTTACGAAGATATCTATGCCTTCGGTGCCCGCTCGTTTTCGATTTATGCCGCCGACAGTATGAAGCAAGTCTACGACAGTGGTTCGGATTTCGAACGCATCACCGCCAAAGCTTACCCTGAAAATTTCAATTCGAATCATCGCGAAAACAGTTTCGAGACACGGAGTGACGACAAAGGGCCTGAACCTGAAGGCGTCGTAGTCGCTAAATTGTGGGGCAGCACTTACGCCTTTATCGGTTTGGAGCGTATTGGCGGCGTAATGGTTTACGATATCAGCAATCCTTATCGCCCGACATTCGTGCAATACATCAATAACCGCGATTTTGGATTCGAACCAGGAATACCTGAAGCCGGCGATCTGGGGGCGGAAGGCTTAATCGTAATCGAAGCTTCGAAAAGTCCGATTCCGGGCGTACCATTACTGGTCGTTGCAAACGAAGTCAGCGGGACGACGACGGTTTTCCGCATCGATCGGGAGCGTTTGGTCGGTTCGAAGGCAATCAAAGGATTCCGTAAATAA
- a CDS encoding peptidase domain-containing ABC transporter: MTQKAFSQTVLRTLFDYLLSEMGSSAHDKGLHQHEVPSSAVSDNFHLTANKLGLISHELMLTIDQAAIASGHLTQLLKPLDDGRWLVLSGFSRGRIKGTLIDGHLVTAHVFKLNELMELLNCPCDRLLEWYLVELKAPMDASSHHEHDHEHMPPLQRLFEMIKVEKKDLWHVIVLAIASGLLSLATPAAVQSLVNTVALGGMMQPLTVLSTLLFIFLVFYGAISIIQSYLVELIQRRVFVRMAADLGNRLPNVEWSKYDDKNGQELVNRFFDILTVQKAGAFLLLDGFAIAMQGVIGLLVLAAYHPLLLLFGLIVVLWIAFVIFVQGRKGVETSIDESYAKYAVVAWLETLARNGQTFKFSGGPELARERTDELAYEYLNTRKRHYRILLNQQYSLYALYAVASTTLLAVGGILVMEGQLSLGQLVAAELIVSGVLASFAQLKKKLESYYDLMAGVDKLGHLLDLTVERETGDVLKLSEPAHVGVYDLTLTYHNRYTAFKNMTFEIMPGEKVALFGGPGTGKSSLAELLTGLRLPSHGHVEINHIDMREIRLESLRQSVAVAGRTEIIEDTIIENVRLGRPDISVHQVRDVVNRLGIFPEQKQLPEGLYTVLNSAGSPLSSSQTRKLLLARAIIGNPRVLILDELLDDWKHFADSPARDVLFADDAPWTLLVLTGSKTIAQICQRTIDL; the protein is encoded by the coding sequence ATGACGCAAAAAGCATTCAGTCAAACCGTACTCAGGACATTGTTTGATTACCTGCTGTCGGAAATGGGCAGTTCGGCACATGATAAAGGCCTGCATCAACATGAAGTTCCGTCCAGCGCCGTTTCGGATAACTTTCATTTAACAGCCAACAAGCTTGGATTGATCAGCCATGAGCTGATGCTGACGATCGATCAAGCCGCGATCGCCTCCGGGCATTTAACGCAGCTACTCAAACCCCTTGATGACGGACGCTGGTTGGTATTGTCGGGCTTTAGCCGAGGCCGGATCAAAGGCACATTGATCGATGGTCACCTAGTCACGGCGCATGTTTTCAAACTCAATGAACTCATGGAATTGCTCAACTGTCCCTGCGACCGGTTACTCGAATGGTATTTAGTCGAGTTAAAAGCACCGATGGATGCTTCGTCCCATCATGAGCACGACCATGAGCATATGCCGCCCCTGCAACGGCTGTTTGAAATGATTAAAGTCGAGAAAAAAGACCTGTGGCATGTCATTGTGCTGGCCATCGCATCCGGATTGTTGAGCCTTGCAACACCCGCCGCGGTTCAGTCGCTCGTCAACACTGTGGCCTTGGGCGGAATGATGCAGCCGTTGACGGTATTATCGACGCTATTGTTCATCTTTTTGGTGTTTTACGGCGCAATTTCGATAATCCAGTCTTACTTGGTCGAATTGATTCAGCGCCGCGTCTTTGTCCGCATGGCAGCCGATCTCGGCAATCGGCTACCGAATGTCGAATGGTCGAAATACGACGATAAAAACGGTCAGGAATTGGTTAACCGTTTTTTCGATATCCTCACGGTACAAAAAGCCGGCGCCTTTTTGTTGCTGGACGGCTTTGCCATCGCTATGCAGGGCGTGATCGGCTTACTGGTATTGGCCGCCTATCATCCGTTGTTGTTACTGTTCGGTTTGATTGTTGTCTTATGGATTGCATTCGTCATTTTTGTACAGGGCCGCAAAGGCGTTGAAACCTCGATAGATGAATCCTATGCCAAATACGCAGTGGTCGCCTGGCTGGAAACTTTGGCGCGCAACGGCCAAACTTTTAAGTTTTCAGGCGGCCCGGAACTGGCGCGAGAGCGCACCGATGAACTGGCTTATGAATACTTAAATACCCGTAAACGCCATTACCGCATTCTATTGAACCAACAATACAGTCTTTACGCCTTATATGCCGTGGCCAGTACGACATTATTGGCCGTTGGAGGGATATTAGTCATGGAAGGACAGCTTAGTCTCGGGCAGTTGGTCGCGGCCGAGCTGATCGTTTCCGGCGTACTGGCTTCGTTTGCCCAATTAAAAAAGAAATTGGAAAGTTATTACGATTTAATGGCGGGGGTCGACAAACTGGGACATTTACTCGACCTGACGGTCGAACGAGAAACCGGAGACGTGTTAAAACTGTCGGAACCGGCGCATGTCGGCGTTTATGATTTGACGTTGACCTATCATAATCGCTATACAGCGTTTAAAAATATGACCTTCGAAATCATGCCCGGCGAAAAGGTTGCGCTATTCGGAGGCCCAGGAACGGGCAAATCATCGCTCGCCGAATTGTTGACCGGACTGCGCTTACCTAGTCACGGCCATGTCGAAATCAATCACATCGATATGCGCGAAATTCGCTTGGAAAGTCTCCGGCAATCGGTCGCGGTGGCCGGGCGCACTGAAATCATTGAGGATACGATCATCGAAAATGTCCGACTGGGACGACCCGACATCAGTGTGCATCAAGTTAGGGATGTAGTGAATCGTTTAGGCATCTTTCCCGAGCAAAAACAATTACCGGAAGGTCTTTATACCGTACTTAATTCGGCCGGTTCTCCGTTATCCTCCAGCCAAACCCGAAAATTGTTACTCGCCCGCGCAATCATTGGGAACCCACGCGTATTGATTCTCGATGAACTGCTTGACGACTGGAAACATTTCGCCGACAGCCCGGCCCGCGATGTATTATTCGCGGACGATGCGCCATGGACCTTGTTGGTGCTGACCGGGTCGAAAACGATCGCACAAATTTGTCAACGAACCATCGATTTATAG